Proteins from one Fusobacterium periodonticum 1_1_41FAA genomic window:
- a CDS encoding DUF1858 domain-containing protein, translating into MVTGDMNIMEAVEKYPVIVEVLQRNGLGCVGCMIASGETLAEGIEAHGLDTKAILDEINSLIKE; encoded by the coding sequence ATGGTTACAGGTGATATGAATATAATGGAAGCGGTTGAAAAATACCCAGTAATAGTTGAAGTTTTACAAAGAAATGGTTTAGGATGCGTAGGTTGTATGATTGCTTCTGGAGAAACTTTAGCAGAAGGAATTGAAGCTCATGGATTAGATACTAAAGCTATTCTTGATGAAATCAATTCTTTAATAAAAGAATAA
- a CDS encoding formylglycine-generating enzyme family protein produces MKEKILNFLNEGKPLLWIKGQNFHEIENIIVEGLNAFENKRYYIYEKGTTINRQNNSVEVGMGNLFTTLDELYPQGIRKIPVFLLIKDSLAEIVDENNLEYIKEIVETKTANPKYNFTLIVVDQQNTVPEDLREITSLVDDDEQKRTAEMALKKAILDITKIEKIELDLAKLEKIELDLDSIEKIVQSLKDDIKKITVGDKAIELKPTFEDMIFVKGGKYQPSFADEEKEVSNLEVSKYLITQKLWQELIRNNPANFKGDENRPIEYISWWHALEFCNRLSEKYGLRPVYNLGKSDQGLLMINQLDGSVVYPDVADFNKTEGFRLPTEVEWEWFARGGQVAIENGTFDYTYSGSNNIDDVAWYTGNSKDTTQSVGLKMPNVLGLYDCNGNVWEWCYDTTESIESGKSYVYKAYDHSNVYRRLKGGSWCNNTEVCAVAVRGNSQATYAYSNAGFRIVRTVL; encoded by the coding sequence ATGAAAGAAAAAATTCTAAATTTTCTGAATGAAGGTAAGCCATTATTATGGATTAAAGGTCAGAATTTTCATGAAATAGAAAATATTATAGTTGAGGGACTAAATGCTTTTGAAAATAAAAGATACTATATCTATGAAAAAGGGACTACTATAAATCGTCAAAATAACAGTGTTGAAGTTGGAATGGGAAATCTATTTACAACTTTAGATGAACTATATCCACAAGGTATTAGAAAAATTCCTGTGTTCTTATTGATAAAAGATAGTCTTGCTGAAATAGTAGATGAAAATAACTTAGAATATATTAAAGAAATTGTCGAAACAAAAACAGCTAATCCAAAATATAATTTTACATTAATAGTTGTTGATCAACAAAATACTGTCCCAGAAGATTTAAGAGAAATTACAAGTCTTGTTGATGATGATGAACAGAAAAGAACTGCTGAAATGGCTCTTAAAAAAGCTATTTTAGATATAACTAAGATTGAAAAAATTGAATTAGATTTAGCTAAATTAGAAAAAATCGAATTAGATTTAGATAGTATAGAAAAAATAGTTCAATCATTAAAAGATGACATAAAAAAAATAACAGTAGGAGATAAAGCTATTGAGTTAAAACCTACATTTGAAGATATGATATTTGTAAAAGGTGGTAAATACCAACCTTCTTTCGCTGATGAAGAAAAAGAAGTATCTAACCTAGAAGTTTCCAAATATTTAATTACTCAAAAATTATGGCAAGAATTAATAAGAAATAATCCAGCTAACTTTAAAGGTGATGAAAATAGACCAATAGAATATATCTCTTGGTGGCATGCACTTGAGTTCTGTAATAGATTAAGTGAAAAATATGGTCTACGTCCTGTTTATAACCTAGGAAAGAGTGATCAAGGTCTATTAATGATAAATCAATTAGATGGATCTGTTGTTTACCCTGATGTTGCTGATTTCAATAAAACAGAAGGTTTCAGATTACCTACTGAAGTTGAATGGGAATGGTTTGCAAGAGGTGGACAAGTTGCTATAGAAAATGGTACATTTGATTACACTTACTCAGGAAGTAATAATATAGATGATGTTGCTTGGTACACAGGAAATTCTAAAGATACTACTCAAAGTGTTGGATTAAAAATGCCAAATGTTTTAGGATTATATGATTGTAATGGAAATGTTTGGGAATGGTGTTACGATACAACTGAAAGTATAGAAAGTGGTAAATCTTATGTTTATAAAGCATATGATCACTCTAATGTTTATAGAAGACTAAAAGGTGGTTCTTGGTGTAATAACACAGAGGTTTGTGCTGTTGCAGTTCGTGGTAATAGCCAAGCTACTTATGCTTATAGCAATGCAGGATTCCGTATAGTAAGAACAGTTTTATAA
- a CDS encoding CDP-alcohol phosphatidyltransferase family protein translates to MDISIYKLKTKFQNLLMPICKKLVKLKVSPNQITITTVLLNIVFAGLIYEFNNYKLIYLTVPVFLFLRMALNALDGMIANKFNQKTKMGVFYNEAGDVVSDTIFFYVFLRVIGISEIHNLLFVFLSILSEYVGVTAMMVDNKRHYEGPMGKSDRAFLISLLAIIYYFIGNQYFDYILILAIVLLIFTIFNRVRSSVKGG, encoded by the coding sequence ATGGATATTTCTATATATAAATTAAAGACAAAATTTCAAAATTTACTTATGCCTATTTGTAAAAAACTAGTAAAATTAAAAGTTAGTCCTAATCAGATAACTATTACAACAGTTTTATTAAACATAGTTTTTGCTGGGCTTATCTATGAGTTCAATAATTACAAGCTCATATATTTAACTGTACCTGTTTTTTTATTTTTAAGAATGGCTTTAAATGCCTTAGATGGTATGATAGCTAATAAATTCAATCAAAAAACTAAAATGGGAGTTTTTTACAATGAAGCAGGAGATGTTGTATCAGATACAATTTTCTTCTATGTATTTTTAAGAGTTATTGGAATAAGTGAAATTCATAACTTACTTTTTGTATTTTTATCAATATTATCAGAATATGTAGGCGTGACTGCAATGATGGTAGATAATAAGAGACATTATGAAGGCCCTATGGGAAAAAGTGATAGAGCTTTCTTAATAAGTCTTTTAGCTATTATATATTATTTTATTGGAAATCAGTATTTTGACTATATTTTAATATTAGCAATAGTCTTACTTATTTTTACTATATTCAATAGAGTTCGCTCTTCAGTGAAAGGTGGATGA
- a CDS encoding bifunctional alpha/beta hydrolase/class I SAM-dependent methyltransferase, which produces MENLYFTSFDNNKLFYRKWNFEQGKKTLILIHRGHEHSERLNSLAQDKKFLKYNIFAYDLRGHGYTETKTSPNAMDYVRDLDAFVKHIKNEYQIKEEDIFIVANSIGGVILSAYVHDFAPNLAGMALLAPAFEIKLYVPFAKQLVTLLTKIKKDAKVMSYVKAKVLTHDVEEQNKYNSDKLINKEINARLLIDLANMGQRLIEDSMAIELPTIIFSAQKDYVVKNSAQKKFYLNLSSKKREFIELENFYHGIIFEKESQTVYQMLDDFIQDVFRNQKIELDVSPREFSRKEYERIGLEEYPLSEKIYYSIQKFSMKTFGFLSKGMSLGLKYGFDSGISLDYIYKNKASGKLLIGKLIDRFYLNQVGWAGVRVRKKNLLALIEEKINSLGEENVKILDVAGGTGNYLFDIKEKYPKLEILINEFKKSNIEVGEEVIKRNNWENISFVNYDCFDKETYKKINYKPNIVIISGVFELFEDNKMLENTISGITEILDKDAAVIYTGQPWHPQLKQIALVLNSHKGNGKSWLMRRRSEKELDSLFEKYNLKKEKMLIDNEGIFTVSLAEMR; this is translated from the coding sequence ATGGAAAACTTATATTTTACAAGTTTTGATAATAATAAGCTTTTTTATAGAAAATGGAATTTTGAACAAGGTAAAAAAACTTTAATTCTTATTCATAGAGGACACGAGCATTCAGAAAGATTAAACAGTTTAGCACAAGATAAAAAATTTCTAAAATATAATATTTTTGCATATGATTTAAGAGGTCATGGTTATACAGAAACTAAAACTTCTCCTAATGCCATGGATTATGTTAGGGATTTAGATGCCTTTGTAAAACACATAAAGAATGAATATCAAATTAAAGAAGAAGATATCTTTATTGTTGCAAACAGCATAGGTGGGGTTATACTTTCTGCCTATGTACATGATTTTGCTCCGAATTTAGCAGGTATGGCTTTGCTTGCTCCTGCCTTTGAAATAAAGCTTTATGTTCCTTTTGCTAAGCAACTTGTGACATTACTTACTAAAATTAAAAAAGATGCTAAGGTTATGAGTTATGTAAAAGCAAAAGTTTTAACTCATGATGTTGAAGAACAAAATAAATATAATTCCGACAAACTTATCAATAAGGAAATCAATGCTAGACTTTTAATAGACTTAGCTAATATGGGACAAAGATTGATTGAAGATTCAATGGCAATAGAATTACCTACAATAATATTTTCTGCTCAAAAAGACTATGTCGTTAAGAATTCAGCTCAGAAGAAATTTTACTTAAATTTATCTTCTAAAAAGAGAGAATTTATAGAACTTGAAAACTTCTATCATGGAATAATCTTTGAAAAAGAAAGCCAAACAGTCTATCAAATGCTAGATGATTTTATACAAGATGTTTTTAGAAATCAAAAAATAGAACTTGATGTTTCTCCTAGAGAATTTTCAAGAAAGGAGTATGAAAGGATAGGCTTAGAAGAATATCCTTTAAGTGAAAAAATATATTATTCTATTCAAAAATTTTCAATGAAAACTTTTGGATTTTTAAGTAAGGGTATGAGTTTAGGCTTAAAATATGGCTTTGATTCAGGAATTTCTTTAGATTACATCTATAAAAATAAAGCTAGTGGGAAGTTATTGATAGGAAAACTCATAGATAGATTTTATCTAAACCAAGTTGGTTGGGCTGGAGTGAGAGTAAGAAAGAAAAACTTATTAGCTTTAATCGAAGAAAAAATAAATAGTCTAGGTGAAGAAAATGTTAAAATTTTAGATGTTGCTGGTGGGACCGGAAATTATTTGTTTGATATCAAAGAAAAGTATCCTAAACTTGAGATTTTAATAAATGAGTTTAAAAAATCAAATATTGAAGTTGGAGAAGAAGTTATCAAAAGGAATAATTGGGAAAATATTTCTTTTGTTAACTATGATTGCTTTGATAAAGAAACGTATAAAAAAATTAATTACAAGCCTAATATAGTTATAATTTCTGGAGTTTTTGAGCTTTTTGAAGACAATAAAATGCTTGAAAATACTATATCAGGCATAACAGAAATTTTAGATAAAGATGCTGCTGTGATTTATACAGGTCAGCCTTGGCATCCTCAATTAAAACAGATAGCTTTAGTTCTTAATAGTCATAAAGGAAATGGAAAATCTTGGCTTATGAGAAGAAGAAGTGAAAAAGAATTGGATAGCCTATTTGAAAAATATAATTTGAAAAAGGAAAAAATGTTAATTGACAACGAAGGTATATTTACAGTTTCATTGGCTGAAATGAGGTAA
- a CDS encoding threonine/serine exporter family protein — MNYIEVFAAAFSTLFFGIIFNLTGRKLIYSSFAGGLGWYTYLLLYKEMGYSKTAAYLFSAIIITVFSEIIGRLKRTTVTTTLIPALIPLVPGGGIYYTMSFFVENKFPEALEKGRETIFLTVALSVGIFLVSTFSQILDRTIKYTKVLKKYRKFKQYKKSHKI; from the coding sequence ATGAATTATATAGAAGTTTTTGCAGCAGCATTTTCAACCTTATTTTTTGGAATTATATTTAATCTTACAGGTAGAAAATTAATATATAGTAGCTTTGCTGGAGGTTTAGGTTGGTATACCTATCTTCTTTTATATAAAGAGATGGGATATTCTAAAACAGCAGCTTATCTTTTTTCAGCTATAATAATTACAGTTTTTTCTGAAATAATAGGAAGATTAAAGAGAACAACAGTAACAACTACACTAATTCCTGCACTTATTCCTCTTGTTCCTGGTGGTGGAATCTACTATACTATGTCATTTTTTGTTGAAAATAAATTTCCAGAAGCTTTAGAAAAAGGTAGGGAAACAATTTTCTTAACAGTGGCTCTAAGTGTTGGAATATTCTTAGTATCAACTTTTTCTCAAATTTTAGATAGAACTATAAAATACACAAAAGTCTTAAAAAAATATAGAAAATTTAAGCAATATAAAAAGAGTCATAAGATATAA
- the lepA gene encoding translation elongation factor 4, with the protein MLQKNKRNFSIIAHIDHGKSTIADRLLEYTGTVSERDMKDQILDSMDLEREKGITIKAQAVTLFYKAKDGEEYELNLIDTPGHVDFIYEVSRSLAACEGALLVVDAAQGVEAQTLANVYLAIENNLEILPIINKIDLPAAEPEKVKREIEDIIGLPADDAVLASAKNGIGIENILEAIVQRIPAPNYDENAPLKALIFDSFFDDYRGVITYIKVLDGSIKKGDKIKIWSTEKELEVLEAGIFSPTMKSTDTLTSGSVGYIITGVKTIHDTRVGDTITTVKNPALFPLAGFKPAQSMVFAGVYPLFTDDYEELREALEKLQLNDASLTFVPETSIALGFGFRCGFLGLLHMEIIVERLRREYNIDLISTTPSVEYKVRIDNQEERIIDNPCEFPEPGRGKITIQEPYIRGKVIVPKEYVGNVMELCQEKRGIFLSMDYLDETRSMLSYELPLAEIVIDFYDKLKSRTKGYASFEYELSEYRESNLVKVDILVSGKPVDAFSFIAHNDNAFYRGKAICQKLSEVIPRQQFEIPIQAALGSKIIARETIKAYRKNVIAKCYGGDITRKKKLLEKQKEGKKRMKSIGNVEIPQEAFVSVLKLND; encoded by the coding sequence ATGTTACAAAAAAATAAGAGAAATTTCTCTATAATTGCCCATATAGATCATGGAAAATCTACTATTGCAGACAGACTTTTAGAATATACTGGGACAGTATCAGAAAGAGATATGAAAGACCAAATTCTTGATTCAATGGACTTGGAAAGAGAAAAAGGAATAACTATAAAAGCTCAAGCTGTTACTTTGTTCTATAAAGCAAAAGATGGAGAAGAATACGAATTAAATTTAATTGATACTCCTGGACATGTGGACTTCATTTATGAAGTTTCAAGATCACTTGCTGCCTGTGAAGGAGCTTTACTTGTTGTAGATGCTGCTCAAGGTGTTGAAGCACAAACTCTTGCTAATGTGTATCTTGCTATTGAAAATAACTTAGAAATTTTACCAATAATAAATAAAATTGACTTACCTGCTGCTGAGCCTGAAAAAGTAAAAAGAGAAATCGAAGATATTATAGGTTTACCTGCTGATGATGCAGTTTTAGCTTCTGCTAAAAATGGAATAGGTATTGAAAATATACTAGAAGCTATCGTCCAAAGAATACCTGCTCCAAATTACGATGAGAACGCTCCTTTAAAAGCCTTAATTTTTGACTCTTTCTTTGATGATTATAGAGGTGTAATAACATATATAAAAGTTTTAGATGGAAGTATTAAAAAAGGAGATAAAATAAAAATTTGGTCAACTGAAAAAGAATTAGAAGTTTTAGAAGCTGGTATTTTTTCTCCTACAATGAAATCAACTGATACTTTAACTAGCGGTTCTGTTGGATATATTATTACAGGAGTTAAAACTATACATGATACTAGAGTTGGAGATACGATAACAACTGTAAAAAATCCTGCATTATTCCCACTAGCTGGATTTAAACCTGCTCAATCAATGGTATTTGCTGGAGTTTATCCGCTATTTACTGATGACTATGAAGAATTGAGAGAAGCTTTAGAAAAACTACAATTAAATGATGCTTCTTTAACATTCGTACCTGAAACATCAATTGCCTTAGGTTTTGGATTTAGATGTGGATTCTTAGGACTATTACATATGGAAATTATAGTTGAAAGATTAAGAAGAGAATACAATATAGACTTAATTTCTACTACACCATCGGTTGAATATAAAGTTAGAATAGATAACCAAGAAGAAAGAATTATAGATAACCCTTGTGAATTCCCTGAACCTGGTCGTGGAAAAATAACAATACAAGAGCCATATATCAGAGGAAAAGTAATAGTTCCTAAAGAATATGTTGGAAATGTAATGGAACTTTGCCAAGAAAAAAGAGGTATTTTTCTTTCAATGGATTATTTAGATGAAACTAGATCTATGCTTAGCTATGAGCTACCTCTTGCAGAAATTGTTATAGATTTCTATGATAAATTAAAATCAAGAACAAAAGGATATGCTTCATTTGAATATGAATTAAGCGAGTATAGAGAATCAAATCTAGTTAAAGTTGACATCTTAGTTTCAGGAAAACCTGTTGATGCCTTCTCATTTATAGCTCACAATGATAACGCTTTCTACAGAGGAAAAGCTATTTGCCAAAAATTGAGTGAAGTTATACCAAGACAACAGTTTGAAATTCCTATTCAAGCTGCCTTAGGTTCTAAAATAATTGCCAGAGAAACAATTAAAGCATATAGAAAGAATGTTATTGCTAAATGTTATGGTGGAGATATAACAAGAAAGAAGAAACTTCTTGAAAAACAAAAAGAAGGTAAGAAGAGAATGAAGAGCATAGGAAATGTTGAAATTCCACAAGAAGCATTTGTTTCAGTTTTAAAATTAAATGACTAA
- a CDS encoding CobW family GTP-binding protein, with product MKILLISGFLGAGKTTFIKEMVKNINLEFVVLENEYADIGVDKDFLDEKNLDVWEMSEGCICCSMKGDFKSSIKRIYSEINPEYLLIEPTGLGMLSSIIENIKELNNEDIEILRPISLIDVTSFDEYLESFNNFFLDNLNNTGKVILTKLESIEPLEIENIKNRILELNANLKIETNDYRNFSKEWFAELLNRNLENKVIDKNFSMGTHINLRTFSKENINLKTMDELGLLLNRLVNGDFGKVYRAKGIIKVDGYWGKFNLVYKNFEMEAIEKAEVTKIVVIGNNLDIENLKNI from the coding sequence ATGAAGATTTTATTGATAAGTGGTTTTCTAGGTGCTGGAAAAACTACTTTTATAAAAGAAATGGTAAAGAATATTAACTTAGAATTTGTCGTTCTTGAAAATGAATATGCAGATATAGGTGTAGATAAAGACTTTTTAGATGAAAAAAACTTAGATGTTTGGGAGATGTCAGAAGGTTGTATATGTTGCTCTATGAAAGGAGATTTCAAATCTTCTATAAAAAGAATTTACTCTGAAATAAATCCTGAGTATCTTTTAATAGAACCTACAGGTCTTGGAATGTTAAGTTCTATCATAGAAAATATAAAAGAACTTAACAATGAAGATATAGAAATTCTAAGACCTATAAGCTTAATAGATGTAACTTCATTTGATGAATATTTAGAAAGTTTCAATAATTTCTTTCTAGACAATCTAAACAATACAGGAAAAGTGATTTTAACAAAATTAGAAAGTATAGAGCCACTTGAAATAGAGAATATTAAAAATAGAATTTTAGAATTAAATGCTAATTTAAAAATCGAAACAAATGATTATAGAAACTTCTCAAAAGAATGGTTTGCTGAATTATTGAATAGAAATCTAGAAAATAAAGTTATTGATAAAAATTTTTCTATGGGAACTCATATAAATTTAAGAACTTTTTCAAAAGAAAATATCAATCTAAAAACTATGGACGAACTAGGTTTACTTTTAAATAGATTGGTTAATGGTGATTTTGGAAAGGTATATAGAGCTAAGGGTATAATAAAAGTTGATGGTTATTGGGGAAAATTTAACTTAGTTTACAAAAACTTTGAAATGGAAGCTATTGAAAAGGCTGAAGTAACTAAAATTGTAGTTATTGGGAATAATTTAGATATAGAAAATTTAAAGAATATATAA
- a CDS encoding threonine/serine exporter family protein yields the protein MQNDAFIIKVLSTANTIGKILLTSGAETYRVEEAITLVCRRFDLKSESFVTMTCVLTSAKKKDGEVITEVNRIYSVSNNLNKIDRIHKILLDIHKYEIDDLEKEIKKLQIQTVYKKKVLLISYCFSAAFFSLLFDGKFRDFLVAGVGGVLIFYMAYFANKLKLNNFFINTLGGFLVTIFSSFATKLGIVSTPSYSAIGTLMLLVPGLALTNAIRDLINGDLLAGTSRSIEAALVGSALAIGTGFALFTMSYF from the coding sequence TGGAGCTGAAACATACAGAGTAGAAGAAGCTATTACATTAGTATGTAGAAGATTCGATTTAAAGTCAGAATCATTTGTTACTATGACTTGTGTTCTTACTTCAGCAAAAAAGAAAGATGGAGAAGTTATTACAGAAGTTAATAGAATTTATTCAGTTTCTAATAACTTAAATAAAATTGATAGAATACATAAAATTTTGCTTGATATTCATAAATATGAAATAGATGATTTAGAAAAAGAGATAAAAAAACTTCAAATACAAACTGTTTATAAAAAGAAAGTTTTATTAATTTCTTATTGCTTTTCAGCTGCTTTCTTTTCCCTTTTATTTGATGGAAAATTTAGAGATTTTTTAGTTGCAGGAGTTGGTGGAGTTTTAATTTTCTATATGGCCTACTTTGCTAATAAATTAAAACTGAATAACTTTTTTATCAACACTTTGGGTGGCTTTTTAGTTACAATATTTTCGAGTTTTGCTACTAAACTTGGGATTGTTTCTACTCCATCATATTCAGCTATAGGAACTCTGATGCTTTTAGTTCCTGGACTTGCATTGACCAATGCAATAAGAGACTTGATAAATGGTGACCTACTTGCAGGAACTTCAAGAAGTATAGAAGCTGCACTAGTTGGTTCAGCTTTAGCAATAGGTACAGGTTTTGCTTTATTCACAATGTCATATTTTTAA
- a CDS encoding phosphatidate cytidylyltransferase encodes MLVAMFFVDILALIILFLIKNKISEKKFTNIKQRIFTWFIIIILFYLATMSKIYLLLLFVLISTLAFKEFLQFAYIKYNSELMITSVAINLAFYLGIYFKNLYVLLILFILIALRFYKRAFIIFAFFITTYLIGSISYIDDLNFIINYMILIELNDVFQYISGNIFGERKITPNISPNKTVEGLIGGMILTTLTAALLKYIFHINYQIKFIPYIALIGFFGDIFISALKRKVHLKDSGTILLGHGGILDRVDSLIFTAPIILFIFKYS; translated from the coding sequence ATGCTAGTTGCAATGTTTTTTGTTGATATTCTAGCTTTAATTATTTTATTTTTAATTAAAAATAAAATATCTGAGAAAAAATTTACTAATATAAAGCAAAGAATATTTACTTGGTTTATTATAATAATACTTTTCTATTTAGCAACTATGAGTAAAATTTATCTACTTCTACTTTTTGTGCTTATCTCTACTTTGGCTTTTAAAGAGTTTTTACAGTTTGCCTATATAAAATATAATAGTGAATTAATGATAACTAGTGTTGCTATAAATCTAGCTTTTTATTTAGGAATTTATTTTAAAAATCTTTATGTTCTATTGATATTATTTATTCTTATTGCTCTTAGATTCTATAAAAGAGCTTTCATAATCTTTGCTTTTTTTATAACAACTTATTTGATAGGAAGTATCTCATATATAGATGACCTAAATTTTATAATAAACTATATGATTTTAATAGAATTAAATGATGTTTTCCAATATATAAGTGGGAACATCTTTGGCGAAAGAAAGATAACTCCTAATATTAGTCCCAACAAGACAGTTGAAGGACTTATTGGGGGAATGATATTAACTACCTTAACTGCTGCTTTATTAAAGTATATTTTCCATATAAATTATCAAATAAAATTTATACCATATATTGCTTTGATAGGATTTTTTGGAGATATTTTTATATCAGCTTTAAAAAGAAAAGTTCATTTAAAAGATAGTGGAACTATACTTTTAGGTCATGGTGGAATATTAGATAGGGTTGATAGTTTAATTTTTACAGCTCCTATTATTTTATTTATTTTTAAATATTCTTGA
- a CDS encoding DMT family transporter, with the protein MNFSQIFKKLTAKHCAFIGIFFWATAFVLTKVVLKEVDAMSLGVLRYFFASIIVIFILIKKKIPFPNLKDIPAFIFAGFSGYAGYIVLFNIATVLSSPSTLSVINALAPAITAIIAYFMFNEKIKLIGWIAMGISFCGILVLTLWNGTLTINKGVLYMLLGCLLLSTYNISQRYLTKKYSSFSVSMYSLLIGGILLVIYSPHSILNIPNISSTSLILIIYMAIFPSIISYFFWTKAFELAKSTTEVTSFMFATPVLATILGMIILGDIPKLSTIIGGVIIISGMILFNKTK; encoded by the coding sequence ATGAATTTTAGCCAAATTTTCAAAAAGTTAACTGCTAAGCATTGTGCTTTCATTGGAATCTTTTTCTGGGCAACAGCCTTTGTTTTGACAAAAGTGGTTTTAAAAGAAGTTGATGCTATGTCACTTGGGGTTTTAAGATACTTTTTTGCCTCTATCATTGTAATTTTTATCTTAATAAAGAAAAAAATTCCCTTTCCAAATTTAAAAGATATTCCAGCTTTTATATTTGCAGGTTTTTCAGGATATGCAGGCTATATAGTTCTATTTAATATAGCTACTGTACTTTCTAGCCCCTCAACTTTGAGTGTCATAAATGCTCTTGCACCAGCAATAACAGCTATTATTGCATATTTTATGTTCAACGAAAAAATAAAATTAATAGGTTGGATAGCAATGGGAATATCATTCTGTGGTATCTTAGTTTTAACTCTTTGGAATGGAACTTTAACCATAAATAAAGGAGTTCTATACATGTTGCTAGGTTGTCTTTTACTAAGTACATATAATATTTCACAAAGATACTTAACAAAAAAATATTCTTCTTTTTCTGTGAGTATGTATTCACTTTTAATTGGAGGTATACTTTTAGTTATTTATTCTCCTCATTCTATCCTTAATATACCTAATATCAGTTCAACTTCTTTAATACTGATTATATATATGGCTATTTTTCCTAGTATTATTTCTTACTTCTTCTGGACTAAAGCTTTTGAACTTGCAAAAAGTACTACAGAAGTTACTTCTTTCATGTTTGCAACCCCAGTACTTGCAACAATTCTAGGAATGATTATACTTGGAGATATACCTAAGTTATCAACTATTATTGGTGGCGTAATAATAATCTCAGGTATGATTCTTTTCAACAAAACAAAATAA